In one window of Mercurialis annua linkage group LG4, ddMerAnnu1.2, whole genome shotgun sequence DNA:
- the LOC126678453 gene encoding MADS-box transcription factor PHERES 1-like, translating into MTRKKVKLVWIVNDSARKASLKKRRIGLLKKVSELTILCGVSAFAIIYSPGEAEPMIWPSRSVMQQMLIRYENIPEIVKYKKMMNQEIYLKERLGKNHEHSKKSKKKNRDLEMSYLMDRLHSQRNGIDDFAAIEMQILIWLLEERMRNVRKRVDFFQQVPPLPPLGRPPPLPSRGTRIDMEVMAGSDYGGADRVIQNDYNNLNDAMLLNQRFVDMINAAEYTNVPSSGGGTQHDIGMLPPYAYNHPAGFSGADHLKPYGLGFPLPTNANFTIPSSNGYGGGNAFFDLGQSLVLPSVGGNPFEFGLPHENIAGGSTTTGNAMGLELAPPTSNVGGDFGGNMELSEFLGGGSDTGLPYDFSRGWPHSFSP; encoded by the coding sequence ATGACTAGAAAGAAGGTTAAGCTAGTATGGATAGTTAATGATAGTGCAAGAAAAGCTAGCCTCAAAAAAAGAAGAATTGGGCTATTAAAGAAAGTGAGTGAACTCACCATTTTATGTGGTGTTAGTGCATTTGCTATCATCTATAGCCCAGGTGAAGCTGAGCCAATGATATGGCCATCAAGGTCAGTAATGCAACAAATGTTAATAAGATATGAAAATATACCAGAAATAGTTAAGTATAAAAAGATGATGAATCAAGAAATTTATTTAAAGGAGAGATTAGGTAAGAATCATGAGCACTCAAAGAAGAGTAAAAAAAAGAATAGAGACCTAGAAATGTCTTATCTTATGGATAGGCTCCACAGCCAAAGAAATGGTATTGATGATTTTGCAGCAATTGAAATGCAAATACTTATATGGTTGCTGGAGGAGAGGATGCGGAATGTTCGAAAAAGAGTAGATTTTTTTCAACAAGTTCCGCCTCTTCCTCCACTCGGGCGTCCACCTCCTCTTCCTTCGCGAGGCACTCGTATTGACATGGAGGTAATGGCTGGTAGTGATTATGGTGGCGCAGATCGCGTCATTCAGAACGATTATAATAATCTCAATGATGCGATGTTGTTGAACCAACGgtttgttgatatgatcaacgcCGCTGAATATACTAATGTTCCTAGTAGCGGCGGTGGTACTCAACATGACATAGGCATGCTACCACCGTATGCTTATAACCATCCGGCGGGTTTTTCAGGTGCTGATCATTTGAAGCCTTATGGCTTAGGGTTTCCTCTCCCTACTAATGCTAACTTCACTATACCAAGCAGCAACGGCTACGGGGGAGGAAATGCTTTTTTTGATTTGGGGCAGTCGCTTGTTCTGCCTTCGGTGGGAGGAAACCCTTTCGAATTTGGGCTTCCCCATGAAAATATTGCAGGGGGCAGTACTACTACAGGAAATGCAATGGGACTAGAGCTGGCTCCTCCTACGAGCAATGTTGGAGGTGACTTTGGCGGTAACATGGAGCTGTCTGAATTTCTTGGTGGTGGAAGTGATACTGGGCTGCCATATGATTTTTCAAGGGGTTGGCCGCATTCTTTCTCTCCATGA
- the LOC126678218 gene encoding short chain aldehyde dehydrogenase 1-like, whose product MDGSSLQTPVAKRLEGKVAIITGGASGIGQSTARLFAKHGAKVVIVDVNSELGQSVASQIQSEFKQPVTYVNCDVSNEKDIENAVNTAVSLHGKLDIMFNNAGIGSRDYEIAAIEHERFRQVMDINVYGGFLGAKHASRVMIPQKKGCILFTASGASVLAGTPYAYMASKCAVVGLTKNLAVELGKYGIRSNCISPALVPTPMAAADLGMNTKELEELGSSMSCLKEVKLDADDIAEAALFFASDDSKFISGMNLLVDGAATLPKM is encoded by the exons ATGGATGGCTCTTCATTGCAAACTCCAGTTGCTAAGAG GCTAGAAGGAAAGGTAGCCATAATAACAGGAGGAGCTTCAGGCATCGGCCAAAGCACTGCAAGACTATTTGCCAAGCACGGTGCTAAGGTTGTGATTGTAGATGTCAATTCTGAATTAGGTCAATCTGTAGCCTCACAAATACAGTCAGAGTTCAAGCAACCAGTTACTTACGTCAACTGCGACGTTTCGAACGAAAAAGATATCGAAAACGCGGTCAACACAGCTGTTTCACTACACGGAAAGCTCGACATAATGTTCAACAATGCAGGAATCGGCAGTCGGGACTACGAAATAGCAGCAATCGAACACGAAAGGTTTCGACAAGTGATGGACATAAATGTTTACGGCGGATTCTTGGGCGCCAAACACGCGTCAAGAGTAATGATTCCGCAAAAGAAAGGGTGTATCCTCTTCACAGCGAGCGGCGCATCAGTATTAGCTGGAACACCGTACGCTTACATGGCGTCGAAATGTGCCGTAGTCGGGCTAACGAAGAACTTAGCGGTCGAATTGGGAAAGTACGGTATAAGAAGTAATTGTATTTCGCCTGCTCTTGTACCGACTCCAATGGCAGCTGCAGATTTGGGTATGAACACTAAGGAACTTGAGGAATTAGGTTCGAGTATGTCATGTCTGAAAGAGGTAAAGTTAGATGCTGATGATATTGCAGAAGCGGCATTGTTCTTCGCTAGTGATGACTCTAAATTTATCAGTGGAATGAATCTTCTTGTTGATGGAGCTGCAACTCTGCCAAAGATGTGA
- the LOC126678986 gene encoding short chain aldehyde dehydrogenase 1-like yields MAASSSLANFSKRLQGKVALITGGASGIGESTARLFSRNGAKVVIADVQTDLGHSVSKEISSESGEKVSFIHCNVAKESDVENAVNNAVSLYGKLDVIYNNAGIRGNTSPNILAIESEDFKKVLDVNLYGAFLGAKHAARVMIPRKKGCILFTSSIASVTNGGLSQAYTASKHAVVGLTKNLAVELGKYGIRVNSISPAGVPTPGAAGVMGVEAKKVQEIFYSIANLKEAMLDGNDIAHAAMYLASDDAQYVSGTNLVVDGGFSLTNNLASVARK; encoded by the exons ATGGCAGCCTCTTCCTCCCTAGCCAATTTTTCCAAGAG GTTACAAGGCAAGGTAGCCTTAATAACAGGCGGAGCAAGTGGAATTGGTGAGAGCACTGCCCGATTATTTTCAAGAAACGGAGCTAAAGTTGTCATTGCCGATGTTCAAACCGACTTAGGTCACTCTGTATCCAAAGAAATCAGTTCAGAATCCGGCGAAAAAGTTTCATTTATCCACTGCAATGTTGCTAAAGAATCCGACGTCGAAAATGCGGTAAATAACGCAGTTTCATTGTACGGAAAGCTTGATGTAATTTACAACAATGCTGGAATTAGAGGTAATACCAGCCCCAACATTTTAGCCATAGAAAGTGAAGATTTCAAAAAAGTTTTGGATGTAAATCTCTATGGCGCTTTCTTGGGAGCCAAACACGCCGCAAGAGTAATGATTCCGAGAAAAAAAGGGTGTATTCTTTTTACGTCAAGTATTGCTTCGGTTACTAATGGCGGATTGTCACAAGCGTACACAGCATCAAAACATGCCGTTGTTGGTTTAACCAAGAATTTGGCTGTTGAATTGGGAAAATACggaattagggttaattccatttCGCCCGCTGGAGTTCCGACCCCGGGGGCTGCTGGTGTTATGGGTGTTGAAGCAAAAAAAGTTCaagaaatattttattcaattgcAAATCTTAAAGAAGCAATGTTGGATGGGAATGATATTGCACATGCTGCTATGTATCTTGCTAGTGATGATGCTCAATATGTTAGTGGCACTAATCTTGTTGTTGATGGTGGTTTTTCCTTGACAAATAATTTAGCCTCCGTCGCAAGAAAGTGA
- the LOC126676611 gene encoding short chain aldehyde dehydrogenase 1-like has product MNSSSLQAPVAKRLEGKVALITGGASGIGETTARLFAKHGAKVVIADINSELGHSVASKIQSEFEQPVTYVNCDVSNETDVENAVNTAVSLHGKLDIMFNNAGIGSWDNEIASIVHERFRQVMDINVYGGFLGAKHASRVMIPEKKGCILFTASGASILAGTPYAYMASKCAVVGLTKNLAVELGKYGIRSNCISPALVPTPLTASGMGLNFEEIQALGSSMACLKEAKLDAGDIAEAALFLASDDSKFISGMNLLVDGAVCLPKM; this is encoded by the exons ATGAATAGCTCTTCATTGCAAGCTCCTGTTGCTAAGAG GTTAGAGGGAAAGGTAGCTTTAATAACAGGAGGAGCTTCAGGCATCGGTGAAACTACTGCCAGACTATTTGCCAAGCACGGTGCTAAGGTTGTGATTGCCGATATCAATTCCGAATTGGGCCACTCCGTCGCTTCAAAAATTCAGTCAGAGTTCGAACAACCAGTTACTTACGTCAACTGCGATGTTTCGAACGAAACCGACGTTGAAAACGCAGTCAACACAGCCGTTTCGCTACATGGAAAGCTCGACATAATGTTCAACAATGCAGGAATCGGCAGTTGGGACAACGAAATAGCATCAATTGTACACGAAAGGTTCCGCCAGGTAATGGACATAAATGTATACGGCGGATTCCTGGGCGCTAAACACGCGTCGAGAGTAATGATTCCGGAAAAGAAAGGGTGTATCCTATTCACCGCGAGCGGGGCGTCAATATTAGCTGGAACGCCGTATGCTTACATGGCGTCGAAATGTGCCGTAGTGGGGCTAACAAAGAATTTGGCGGTGGAATTGGGGAAGTACGGTATAAGAAGTAATTGTATTTCACCTGCCCTTGTACCGACTCCATTGACAGCTTCAGGAATGGGTCTGAATTTTGAGGAAATTCAGGCATTAGGTTCGAGTATGGCATGTTTGAAAGAGGCGAAGTTAGATGCTGGTGATATTGCTGAAGCTGCTTTGTTCCTTGCTAGTGATGACTCTAAATTTATCAGTGGAATGAATCTTCTTGTTGATGGAGCTGTATGTCTGCCAAAGATGTAA